The genome window TAATATTTTCTCTTTTTATTATGGTTAATAAAGTTGTTTTTTTTACTATTTGGATTTTATTTATAGGTTACGGATTTTTATTTGCCCCTCCTGATAATCCTGAGACTATGGATTTAATCATTAATCTTTCTAAGGGGAGTTGGGATGGTATCAACCCCTATATTATCAGCTTGTTTAATCTCATGGGAATCTTACCGATGATTTATGCTTGTTTACTTTTGGTTGATGGTAGGGGGCAAAAATTGATGGCGACTCCTTTTATGGTGGGTAGTTTTTTCCTCGGGGCATTTTCTCTTTTACCTTATTTTGCTTTGCGGGAATCTAATAATACTTTTGTGGGGGAAAAAACGATATTTATTAAAATTGTCGAAAGTAAGTTAACGGCGATCGCCCTTATAATCGGTACTACTATATTGGTGGTATCAGGGGTAAAAAATGGTAACTTTAGTGATTTTGTTTATCAATGGCAAAATAGTAAATTTATCCATGTGATGAGCCTTGATTTTTGTCTGTTATGCTTACTTTTCCCTGTACTTATTAAAGATGATTTGGCAAGACGTAATATTAATAATCCCGTGCTAAGGGCGATCGCTTTTATACCTTTATTTGGTACTTTAATATATATGATATTACGCCCCTCTTTATCCACTGATGAAACTCCTAATAATTCTGAAGTATTAGCATGATATTAAACAGATATACAAATTGTATATTTTAAACTTTAAAAATCAAAAAAGTCTCCCGTAATTGGGGGATTTAGGGGGTGAAACTACTTCCTAAGCCTCTCTCACAACATTAAAAATTACAAAAATTCTCCCCAAATTGAGGCTTCAAAAAGCCAAACCATTGCCCATTCCCTATTGTCTAAAATAACAACATGGATTTATTTTCCTTAGAAAAACTACTCTTTACCCCCACCTCCAAAAACCATAATCCCATCTCCCTTATCTACGCCTTTCCCAATGAATATACCGTAGGAATTACCAGCCTAGGTTATCAATTAATTTGGGCAAACTTTAGTACCCGTGAAGATGTAGAAGTTACTCGTTTATTTACTGATATTGAGGAAAAATTACCCCGTCATCCTGAAATATTAGGCTTTTCTTTTTCATGGGAATTAGATTATGTTAATATCCTTGATTTATTAGAAAAATTACAAATTCCTATCTATGCTAAAGATAGAACAGAAAACCATCCTTTAGTATTTGGAGGAGGCCCTGTTTTAACCGCTAATCCCGAACCATTTGCCGAATTTTTTGACGTTATCTTATTAGGAGATGGAGAAAATTTAATTGATAATTTTATTGATAGTTTCCAAGAAATTAGAAACGGTGATAGACAAGAAAAATTAATCCATTTAGCCCAAACCCCTGGTATTTATTGCCCTAATTTATACCATGTGCAATATGAAGATATAACGGGAAAAATTAAATCTATTACCCCCATTAATGAGCGCATTCCTGCGGTGGTGGAAAAACAAACCTATCGAGGAAATGTCTTGTCGGCTTCTACCGTTGTCACGGAAAAGGCGGCATGGGAAAATATTTTCATGGTGGAAGTGGTGCGCAGTTGCCCCGAAATGTGTCGTTTTTGTCTGGCAAGTTATCTTACTTTACCATTTCGCACCGCTAGTTTAGAAGGTTCGTTAATTCCTGCCATTGAAAGGGGGTTGAAATATACTAACCGTTTGGGGTTGTTGGGGGCATCGGTTACTCAACACCCAGAGTTTGAGGAGTTGTTAAACTATATCATGCAACCAAAATATGATGATGTACGCCTCAGTATTGCTTCGGTGCGTACGAATACGGTGACGGAAAAATTAGCTCAAACCCTTACCAAAAGAGATACCAAGTCTATTACCATCGCCATCGAAAGTGGTTCGGCAAAAATTCGCCAAATGATTAATAAAAAGTTGGAAAATGAGGAAATTATCCAGGCGTCTATCAATGCGGAAAAGGGTGGTTTAAGGGCGATTAAGTTTTATGGCATGGTAGGCTTACCCCAAGAGGATAACAGCGATTTAGATGCCACCATTGAGATGATGAGGGCGGTTAAAAAGGCTTCGCCACGGTTAAAAACTACCCTCGGCTGTAGTACATTTGTACCAAAAGCTCATACTCCTTTCCAGTGGTTTGGGGTAAATAAGCAGTCGAAAAAGCGTTTACAGTATTTACAAAAAAATCTGGCAAAGGCAGGGGTTGATTTTCGCCCAGAGAGCTATAATTGGTCTGTGATTCAAGGGTTAATGTCTAGGGGCGATCGCCGCTTAACTAAACTGTTATTATTAACTCGTATTTATGGAGATACTCTGGGTAGTTATAAACGGGCATTTAAGGAATTAAAAGGACAGTTACCTAGTTTAGACTATTATGTTCATGATAATTGGGAGTTAGAGCAGGTTTTGCCCTGGAGTCACCTCAAAACGGCTTTACCTGATGAGACTCTGGTTAAACATCTACAAATGTCTTTACCCAATGAAATAAGCTGATAGAAAGATCAACACAAGCAAAACACAATAAATTAAAATCTTATTAACTATCATCATCCCCAGTAAGAAAAAAAAGCCTAATTGAGTATTTTATTGTCACATTTCGTGGTTATAGTTGCTACTCAATTAAACTTTTTGACTGAGTAAATAAATTTGAGGATGTTTATGGGAACAGTTACAATGAGACTATCTTATTTTCATTTTTTCACTTTTGCTGTTCTTGAATTATGAGCCATATTCACTGCATCAATCCTCAATGTAATGCTACTAATTCGGTGGATGAAAGTATCTGTCAGGAATGCAATACTCCTACTACTCGGCGTTATCTATGGGTGATGGATGGGGAGGCTCAATGTTTCGAGATTCAGACTCTCATTGACGATCGCTTTTATGTGATTAATGATAAGGTTGTTTTAGATACTAAACCTCAGAAAATTCCTACTTTTGGAGATGATATTCCCTCAGAAATAATTCCCTATCAACGTTTATTTACCCAAAAATTGCACCTACCTCAAGTATATAGTGCGATCGCAAATACTTGGTTATTAGAACATCAAAGCACCCCCATAAATGATTCTGGTGAGTTAGTTTATCCTCACATTTTTCCCACCCTCCACAGTAGTTGGGCAGAGGCTTCCTCCCTCAGACAATTAAATTGGTTATGGCAAATAGGACAACTTTGGTTTTATTTGAAAAAGCAAAAAGTCTTATCTAGTTTCTTGGCAGAAGATAATTTGAGGGTAGATGGTGGCATTGTCAAAATAATGGAATTAAGCCCCGACAATGACAACAAACCCAGCTTACAAGACTTAGGCAATTTATTAGAACCCTTCGTAAAAGATAGCCAAGAAATAATCCAAGAAGTTTTAACAAATATTGTCCTCAGCTTACAGCAAAAACTCATTACCAGTACAGGAGAACTAATTAAAATATTAGATCAAGCCCTGTTTATACTAGGGGAAGAATACTATCAAAGAAAATATCATATTCTGACCACCACAGATCCAGGCAAGAAAAGAGGTAATAATGAAGACGCTTGTTATCCCCCTGCCCTAGAATTAAAAGAAAACGTTTCAGGAATAAATACTTTGACAATTATTTGTGATGGACTAGGGGGGCAAAAAGGCGGGGAAATAGCCTCTAATTTAGCTATAAAGACCCTAGAACAAGAATTAACTCAAATTTATCAAAAACAACTAAAAGATACCCTCTATAGCCAAAATTGGACGCCTTTGATTGATAAAGAAAAGATCCTCTCTGCCTTATCCGAAGCCAATGACCAAATTACAGAGATTAATAATGCACAAGGAAGTAAAGATCGAGATAGAATGGGTACTACGGTAGTTTTAACCCTAGCCTTAGATCATGAAATATACTTTGGTCATGTGGGAGATTCACGGATTTACCTCATCACTTCTCAGGGCTGTCATCAATTAACAGTGGATGATGATTTAGCATCGAGGGAGGTGCGTTTGGGTTATAGTTTTTATCGAGAAATGACCAGTAATCCCCAAGCGGGGGCTTTGATTCAGGCTTTGGGTACAGATTACGCTAAAAATATTCGTCCTCACATTAAACGAATTATTCCTGATGAGGATTGCGTTTTGTTATTATGTTCTGATGGTTTGTCAGATTTTGAAAGGGTTGAACAATATTGGCGTCAGGAGGTTTTACCGATTTTAGGGGAAAAAGTTTCTCTTTCTGAAAGTATTGCCCATTTACTGGATATTGCTTTAACTAAAAATGGCCATGATAATGTCACCATTGGTTTAGTCCATTGTCAGATATTGCGCATGGATGCTCAAAAACAAAGAGGATTATCTTGGGCTACGTTGAGAGAAGTTTTGCCTGATTTACCCCAGCCTGATTTATCGGCGGTGACTTTGGCGAAGAAGGATGATTTTTTTGAGCGTTATAAGTATTGGATTGCTTTTTTCTTGGTGCTTGTGGGCATTATTTTGGGGGTGTTTTATCAGTCAAAGTCTTCGGAGAGTCCTTCTAACCCTTCTTCTGTAAATTCGCTGTATCATGGTTAGTGAGCTTAATTTACTCCGTGGGAAGTTAAAAACTATTTGGGGTTATGATGATTTTCGTTACCCTCAATCACAGGTAATGGAGTCTCTTTTGGCAAAAAAAGATTGTCTGGTGGTGATGCCTACGGGGGGCGGTAAGTCTATTTGTTTCCAAT of Cyanobacterium sp. HL-69 contains these proteins:
- a CDS encoding hypothetical protein (expressed protein) translates to MVNKVVFFTIWILFIGYGFLFAPPDNPETMDLIINLSKGSWDGINPYIISLFNLMGILPMIYACLLLVDGRGQKLMATPFMVGSFFLGAFSLLPYFALRESNNTFVGEKTIFIKIVESKLTAIALIIGTTILVVSGVKNGNFSDFVYQWQNSKFIHVMSLDFCLLCLLFPVLIKDDLARRNINNPVLRAIAFIPLFGTLIYMILRPSLSTDETPNNSEVLA
- a CDS encoding Fe-S oxidoreductase — encoded protein: MDLFSLEKLLFTPTSKNHNPISLIYAFPNEYTVGITSLGYQLIWANFSTREDVEVTRLFTDIEEKLPRHPEILGFSFSWELDYVNILDLLEKLQIPIYAKDRTENHPLVFGGGPVLTANPEPFAEFFDVILLGDGENLIDNFIDSFQEIRNGDRQEKLIHLAQTPGIYCPNLYHVQYEDITGKIKSITPINERIPAVVEKQTYRGNVLSASTVVTEKAAWENIFMVEVVRSCPEMCRFCLASYLTLPFRTASLEGSLIPAIERGLKYTNRLGLLGASVTQHPEFEELLNYIMQPKYDDVRLSIASVRTNTVTEKLAQTLTKRDTKSITIAIESGSAKIRQMINKKLENEEIIQASINAEKGGLRAIKFYGMVGLPQEDNSDLDATIEMMRAVKKASPRLKTTLGCSTFVPKAHTPFQWFGVNKQSKKRLQYLQKNLAKAGVDFRPESYNWSVIQGLMSRGDRRLTKLLLLTRIYGDTLGSYKRAFKELKGQLPSLDYYVHDNWELEQVLPWSHLKTALPDETLVKHLQMSLPNEIS
- a CDS encoding Serine/threonine protein phosphatase; protein product: MSHIHCINPQCNATNSVDESICQECNTPTTRRYLWVMDGEAQCFEIQTLIDDRFYVINDKVVLDTKPQKIPTFGDDIPSEIIPYQRLFTQKLHLPQVYSAIANTWLLEHQSTPINDSGELVYPHIFPTLHSSWAEASSLRQLNWLWQIGQLWFYLKKQKVLSSFLAEDNLRVDGGIVKIMELSPDNDNKPSLQDLGNLLEPFVKDSQEIIQEVLTNIVLSLQQKLITSTGELIKILDQALFILGEEYYQRKYHILTTTDPGKKRGNNEDACYPPALELKENVSGINTLTIICDGLGGQKGGEIASNLAIKTLEQELTQIYQKQLKDTLYSQNWTPLIDKEKILSALSEANDQITEINNAQGSKDRDRMGTTVVLTLALDHEIYFGHVGDSRIYLITSQGCHQLTVDDDLASREVRLGYSFYREMTSNPQAGALIQALGTDYAKNIRPHIKRIIPDEDCVLLLCSDGLSDFERVEQYWRQEVLPILGEKVSLSESIAHLLDIALTKNGHDNVTIGLVHCQILRMDAQKQRGLSWATLREVLPDLPQPDLSAVTLAKKDDFFERYKYWIAFFLVLVGIILGVFYQSKSSESPSNPSSVNSLYHG